In Camelina sativa cultivar DH55 chromosome 16, Cs, whole genome shotgun sequence, a single window of DNA contains:
- the LOC104750510 gene encoding HEAT repeat-containing protein 5B-like isoform X3, which produces MAKNNAIDNVPLSRFDVLVAQLESIVASASQKNPDPLLCFEILSDLISAIDEEPKESLLVPQRKCEDALYSLVTLGARRPVRHLASVAMAKIISSGDSISIYSRASSLQGFLSDGKKSDPQRVAGAAQCLGELYRHFGRKITSGLFETTVIVTKLVKFNEDFVRQEAFILLQSALEGCGGTAAATAYSEAYRLLTRFSTSDKSFVVRIAVARCLKAFSNIGGPGLGTSEFDTLASYCVKGIEDPESSVRDAFAEALGSLLALGMHPEVHVQPRGKGPFPPAKKLEGGLQRHLILPFTKAIGSRAKNTRFGLALSWVFFLQANRIRYLDSDSELQDYSLHVMDMLRGGSSIDAHALACVLYILRVGVIDQMMEPSQRSFSVFLGKQLQSSNASPSMKIVALRALSFTLKTLGEVPHEFKEFFDDTVGAALSHFLDLVRVEAALTLRALAEVDPTCVGGLTSFAVTTLNALRESLSFEKGEKLKTDLASLHGQAATLAALVSISPGLSLGYPARLPKSVLEVSKKMLTESRRNVTVASSEKEAGWLLLSSLLNSMPKEEFGDQDFDILILWTDVFTGNPKHLIKQQGDLKSTLSVWSAAIDALTAFVRRFVSFNDGILLQPVLANLRSALSSVSTMANKRFSDVKTFVDILIIRILIAYQSIPDPLAYKSEHQQIIQLCTTPYREPSGCEESSCLKALLDKRDAWLGPWIPGRDWFEDELRYFQGGENGLAPSVWESKVSSFPLPETVKKTLVNQMVLCFGIMFASQDSQGMLSLLSVIQQCMKAGKKQHWRTASLTNICAGLLAGLKALHALRPQQLTTEVLSSGQAIFQNILTEGDICASQRRAACEGLGLLARLGNDIFTARMTRGLLGDLSGITDPNYGGSIALALGCIHHSAGGMALSSLVPATVSSVSSLAKTSVLGLKIWALHGLLLTIEAAGLSFVSHVQAALGLALDILLTEESGWIDLSQGIGRLINAIVAVLGPELSPGSILFSRCKSVIAEISSWQEIPTLLESVCFTQQLILFAPQAVSVHLHVTNLLMTLASRQPIIRRLSVSTLRHLIEKDPVSVIDEQIEDNLFQMLDEETDSEIGNLIRSTLIRLLYATCPSRPSRWMSICRNMALAASAGRSAETNIAESDPANTRENIGDDDEDMVSSSTGKSRRANPDKDKTLRYRTRVFAAECLSLLPEAVGNDAAHFDILLARKLDADRQSSGDWLVLQLQELISLAYQISTIQFENMRPIGVGLLSTILEKFKLVADPELPGHLLLEQYQAQLVSAVRTALDANSGPALLEAGLQLATKIMTSGIISSDQVAVKRIFSLLSRPLTDFNELYYPSFAEWVTSKIKIRLLAAHASLKCYIFTFLRKHHGEMPVEFEALLPLFSKSSDLLGRYWIQVLRGYSYGCLCQNLKRSQCSFLDEIPPHTVSRRLRPCLEEAWPVILQALVLDAMPVYHSVEEFSDSSLISRHRMVTLEVEDYQFLWGFAVLVLFQGMHPASNTQVIPFSSAKIKCSGNSTINEPSFQGLELYEIVLPIFQSLSAERFFTSGFVSVDLCQELLQVFSYSFHMDSSWDILAVSVVQEISQNCPKDFLESDQFAYSTIELCLGYLSKILHRHNEISPDDDIWDNLLSPLFISIKTLVTRFELKHHLNSASLALLLSGYKCIREVPTDAYLSKALEIVKSTNELLLELTRASSQKPLTDDPNFAADSSVHIRAIFGACLHMVGDLTKDCINGIHLVDNKRSGLRKLLQLKLVFCLEQLFSLAKLAYEFDCPVDETNTNSICIAMLKSCQISIAAVMKDSNVQVQATVLQVLKSLVQRYKNPEEKSFAVFFVGELIGDVGSLMQRALLKPMNKESVVIAGECLRFIMLLQTHSITDEIQRGFMSLFLEVVLVVFSKTSDGVSQEVLELRNVAVRLVSHLAQLPLSAVHFKDVLLSLPATHRQQLQDIIRASVSKDSALPKPKSLVPPMDIRLPAPMVATPEKVSSTADMVKAEVLPTVPTSFNQVSTIESGIGEENDEEYEEDDDDDWDTFQSFPASTNLEGPESKTENVAVEEPDLPGSSSIQDNESNTSLLAEEAADQNLASDHHATDTTREDSNDKSKEVEEETVEQCFTTREDSVDKSNEVEEETVKSCFTTREDSVDTSKEVEEETVEPCFTTREDSVDTSKEVEEETVKSCFTTREDSVDKSNAVEEETVESCFTTREDSVDKSKEVEEETVEPCLIEEALTNQNDKTLSDEHPLEMMEQSVESKNLESEDIGTDIKLASTELDSPAPDDDLEQIQTSLEDESSKEHVGADVIVTTEQTMAENKSEED; this is translated from the exons ATGGCGAAGAATAATGCCATCGACAACGTTCCTCTGTCGCGATTCGACGTTCTCGTCGCCCAGCTTGAGTCGATTGTGGCGTCAGCTTCACAGAAAAACCCTGACCCTCTCCTCTGTTTCGAGATCCTTTCTGATCTTATTTCCGCCATCGATGAAGAGCCCAAG GAGTCTTTGTTAGTCCCGCAAAGAAAATGCGAAGATGCCTTGTATTCTCTGGTTACTCTTGGTGCTCGAAGACCAGTACGTCATCTTGCGTCTGTGGCTATGgctaaaataatttcaagtgGTGATAGTATTTCGATATACTCTAGAGCTAGCAGTTTACAAGGGTTTCTTTCCGATGGGAAGAAGAGTGATCCTCAGCGAGTTGCAG GTGCTGCCCAATGCTTGGGAGAACTGTATCGTCATTTTGGGAGAAAAATTACGTCTGGCTTGTTCGAAACAACAGTTATTGTAACAAAATTAGTGAAGTTTAATGAG GATTTTGTGAGACAAGAAGCCTTTATCTTGCTTCAAAGTGCTTTGGAAGGCTGCGGTGGTACAGCTGCGGCCACTGCATACTCAGAAGCATACCGTCTCCTCACAAGATTCTCCACTTCGGACAAATCATTCGTTGTGAGAATTGCTGTTGCTCGTTGTTTGAAGGCTTTTTCCAACATTGGGGGACCAGGTCTTGGTACTAGCGAATTTGATACTTTAGCCTCTTACTGTGTCAAG GGTATTGAAGATCCAGAATCATCTGTCCGAGATGCATTTGCGGAGGCTTTGGGCTCATTGCTTGCACTAGGAATGCATCCTGAAGTGCAT gtcCAACCTAGAGGTAAAGGTCCATTTCCACCAGCAAAGAAACTGGAAGGTGGTCTGCAGAGGCATTTAATTTTGCCCTTCACAAAAG CGATTGGATCTCGGGCAAAGAATACACGGTTCGGTTTGGCTCTGTCATGGGTGTTCTTTTTACAG GCCAACCGGATAAGGTATTTGGATTCAGATAGTGAGCTTCAAGACTATTCTTTGCACGTCATGGACATGTTGCGGGGTGGCTCCTCAATTGATGCCCATGCACTT GCATGTGTTCTTTACATCCTACGGGTTGGCGTAATTGATCAAATGATGGAACCAAGCCAAAGAAGCTTTTCCGTGTTTCTCGGAAAGCAG CTTCAGTCTTCAAATGCTAGTCCATCAATGAAAATAGTTGCTTTGCGGGCTTTGTCATTCACGCTGAAAACATTGGGAGAG GTTCCCCATGAATTCAAGGAATTTTTCGATGATACAGTGGGTGCAGCATTATCACATTTTTTGGACCTT GTACGTGTTGAGGCCGCTTTAACTTTACGTGCTTTGGCTGAGGTTGATCCTACGTGCGTTGGTGGGTTGACATCTTTTGCTGTAACCACTCTTAATGCTTTACGGGAAAGTTTATCTTTTGAAAAG ggagaaaaattgaaaactgaTCTTGCTTCTTTGCATGGGCAAGCAGCAACGTTGGCAGCTCTAGTCTCCATTTCTCCTGGACTATCTCTTGGTTATCCTGCTAG ATTGCCAAAGTCGGTGCTTGAAGTTTCAAAGAAGATGCTAACAGAATCAAGGAGAAATGTTACAGTTGCCTCAAGTGAAAAGGAAGCAGGATGGTTATTGCTATCATCACTATTAAATTCTATGCCAAAAGAG GAGTTCGGGGACCAAGATTTTGATATTCTAATCTTGTGGACTGACGTCTTTACTGGAAATCCAAAACACTTGATCAAACAACAGGGAGACTTAAAATCTACGTTAAG TGTGTGGTCCGCTGCAATTGACGCACTCACAGCTTTTGTACGACGTTTTGTATCTTTTAATGATGGTATCCTGCTCCAACCTGTACTGGCAAACCTCCGTAG CGCTTTGTCTAGTGTATCGACAATGGCCAACAAACGGTTTTCTGATGTCAAAACTTTCGTCGACATACTCATCATAAGAATATTGATAGCTTATCAGTCTATCCCAGATCCCTTGGCCTATAAAAGTGAGCATCAACAAATTATTCAGCTATGCACAACACCATATAG GGAACCTTCTGGATGTGAGGAAAGCTCGTGCTTGAAGGCGCTCCTTGACAAAAGAGATGCATGGCTTGGTCCTTGGATTCCTGGCAG GGATTGGTTTGAAGATGAGCTTCGCTATTTTCAAGGTGGGGAAAATGGTCTAGCACCAAGTGTATGGGAAAGTAAAGTTTCTAGTTTCCCGCTG CCAGAGACTGTGAAAAAGACATTGGTGAATCAGATGGTTCTCTGCTTTGGTATCATGTTTGCTTCTCAG GATAGCCAAGGGATGCTCTCACTTCTTTCGGTCATACAACAGTGTATGAAAGCTGGAAAGAAGCAACATTGGCGTACAGCCAGTTTGACTAACATTTGTGCTGGACTTCTTGCCGGTTTAAAG GCTTTGCATGCTCTACGTCCCCAGCAACTAACAACGGAAGTATTAAGCTCAGGGCAAGCCATTTTTCAG AATATTTTAACAGAGGGAGACATTTGTGCGTCGCAACGCAGGGCAGCTTGTGAGGGTCTAGGTCTTCTAGCTCGTCTTGGAAATGACATCTTTACAGCAAGAATG ACCAGAGGGCTTCTTGGCGATCTAAGTGGAATAACAGATCCAAATTATGGTGGATCAATTGCTCTTGCACTTGGTTGCATTCATCACAG TGCAGGAGGAATGGCATTGTCGTCCTTAGTACCTGCTACTGTTAGTTCAGTCTCATCTCTGGCCAAAACTTCTGTTCTTGGTCTTAAGATCTGGGCCCTGCATGGGCTTCTTTTGACCATTGAAGCTGCTGGTTTATCATTCGTATCTCATGTTCAG GCAGCATTAGGACTTGCCTTGGACATTTTGTTGACTGAAGAAAGTGGATGGATCGACCTTTCTCAAGGTATTGGACGCCTTATTAACGCTATTGTTGCTGTCCTTGGCCCTGAGCTTTCTCCTGGAAGTATTCTGTTTTCACGATGCAAG TCTGTTATCGCAGAGATTAGTTCTTGGCAAGAAATTCCAACACTACTTGA GAGCGTCTGTTTTACCCAGCAGCTTATTCTTTTTGCTCCACAAGCAGTTTCAGTACATTTACATGTGACGAATCTTCTAATGACGCTGGCATCAAGacag CCGATAATTAGACGTCTATCTGTGTCAACTCTTCGGCATTTGATTGAGAAGGACCCG GTTTCTGTCATTGACGAGCAGATAGAGGACAACTTATTTCAGATGTTGGATGAAGAAACTGATTCGGA GATTGGGAATCTGATCCGAAGTACCTTGATACGCCTGCTTTATGCAACATGCCCATCACGCCCATCTCGATGGATGTCAATATGCCGGAACATG GCCCTTGCAGCATCCGCTGGAAGGAGTGCTGAAACGAACATTGCAGAAAGCGATCCTGCTAACACAAGAGAGAAcattggagatgatgatgaagacatgGTTTCTAGCTCTACTGGGAAATCTAGACGTGCCAATCCTGATAAAGACAAAACCTTGAGATATCGAACCAGAGTTTTTGCAGCTGA GTGTTTGAGTCTTTTGCCAGAGGCTGTAGGAAATGATGCTGctcattttgatattttattggCGAGGAAACTTGATGCCGATAGACAAAGCTCAGGTGACTGGTTAGTCCTTCAACTACAAGAGCTGATATCTCTTGCTTATCag ATAAGCACTATTCAGTTTGAAAACATGAGGCCAATTGGAGTTGGACTTCTTAGTACTATTCTTGAAAAG TTTAAATTGGTAGCCGACCCTGAACTTCCTGGACATCTTCTTCTGGAACAATATCAG GCTCAACTTGTGTCTGCTGTTCGTACTGCCTTGGATGCAAATTCTGGCCCTGCTCTTCTGGAAGCTGGGTTACAATTGGCCACAAAG ATAATGACCAGTGGAATAATAAGCAGTGATCAAGTTGCAGTCAAACGCATATTTTCTCTGCTTTCACGTCCACTCACTGACTTCAACGAATTATATTATCCTTCTTTTGCTGAATGGGTCACAAGCAAG ATCAAGATCAGGCTTCTTGCTGCACATGCCTCGCTTAAGTGTTATATATTTACGTTCTTGAGGAAACACCATGGTGAGATGCCAGTAGAATTTGAAGCACTGTTGCCATTGTTTTCCAAGAGTTCGGATCTGCTTGGGAGGTACTGGATTCAGGTCCTAAGGGGCTACAGTTATGGTTGCTTATGTCAGAATCTGAAAAGAAGT CAGTGCTCATTCTTAGACGAAATCCCGCCACATACTGTGTCAAGAAGGCTACGGCCTTGTCTGGAAGAGGCATGGCCTGTCATCCTGCAAGCTTTAGTCCTGGATGCTATGCCTGTTTATCATAGTGTGGAAGAATTTTCTGATAGCTCCTTAATATCTAGACATCGCATGGTTACTCTAGAGGTTGAAGATTATCAGTTTCTATGGGGATTTGCTGTACTTGTCTTATTTCAGGGGATGCATCCAGCCTCTAATACGCAAGTAATACCTTTTAGCTCAGCTAAAATCAAATGTAGTGGGAACTCCACCATCAATGAACCTTCATTCCAAGGCCTAGAGTTATATGAAATTGTATTACCAATTTTCCAGTCTCTTTCTGCTGAAAGATTTTTCACCAGTGGCTTTGTCAGCGTAGATCTCTGCCAAGAACTTTTGCAG GTTTTCTCGTATTCCTTTCATATGGACAGTTCCTGGGATATTCTTGCAGTATCAGTAGTGCAAGAG ATTTCACAAAACTGTCCAAAAGATTTTCTTGAAAGTGATCAGTTTGCCTATTCGACCATTGAACTCTGCCTGGGGTACCTTTCCAAAATTCTCCACAG GCATAATGAAATTTCACCAGATGATGACATTTGGGATAATTTGCTTTCTCCTTTATTTATCTCCATAAAGACTCTAGTGACACGTTTTGAGTTAAAG CATCATTTAAATTCTGCATCTCTGGCATTGTTATTAAGTGGCTACAAGTGCATCCGGGAAGTCCCCACTGACGCATACCTATCAAAAGCTCTTGAGATTGTGAAGTCCACCAATGAGTTATTGCTTGAGCTTACCAGAGCCTCATCACAAAAACCTTTAACTG ATGACCCTAATTTTGCTGCCGATAGTAGTGTCCATATAAGAGCAATTTTTGGTGCTTGTCTGCACATGGTTGGTGATCTGACTAAAGATTGTATCAATGGTATCCATCTTGTGGACAACAAGAGATCAGGGTTACGCAAGCTTCTTCAATTGAAGCTTGTATTCTGTCTGGAACAACTTTTCTCACTGGCTAAGCTTGCCTACGAGTTTGACTGTCCAGTAGATGAAACTAATACCAATTCTATCTGTATTGCCATGTTGAAGAGTTGCCAAATTAGTATAGCAGCAGTAATGAAAGATTCTAATGTTCAG GTTCAAGCTACTGTTTTACAAGTGCTAAAAAGCTTGGTTCAGCGTTACAAAAACCCAGAGGAGAAAAGTTTTGCGGTTTTCTTTGTCGGCGAACTTATTGGAGATGTTGGCAGTCTAATGCAGAGGGCGCTTCTG aaACCTATGAATAAGGAATCAGTGGTCATAGCTGGTGAATGCTTGCGGTTCATAATGCTACTTCAGACACACTCAATTACTGATGAAATTCAGAGGGGATTCATGAGCCTTTTTCTTGAAGTGGTTCTTGTGGTTTTCTCCAAGACTTCAGATGGTGTTTCTCAG GAAGTCCTTGAGTTAAGAAATGTAGCTGTGCGGCTTGTTTCCCATCTAGCTCAGTTACCTTTGTCGGCTGTTCACTTTAAGGACGTTTTGCTGTCGCTGCCAGCAACACACCGGCAGCAGCTTCAG GATATCATCCGTGCTTCCGTCTCTAAAGATAGTGCCCTTCCAAAGCCAAAATCCTTGGTTCCACCCATGGATATCAGATTACCAGCACCTATGGTAGCAACACCTGAAAAAGTTAGCTCTACTGCTGATATGGTTAAAGCAGAAGTATTGCCCACTGTGCCAACATCATTCAATCAGGTTAGCACAATAGAAAGTGGAATTGGCGAAGAAAATGACGAGGagtatgaagaagatgatgatgatgattgggaCACTTTCCAGTCTTTTCCTGCTTCCACAAATCTTGAAGGGCCAGAGTCTAAGACAGAAAATGTCGCTGTAGAGGAGCCAGATCTTCCTGGGAGTTCTTCTATACAGGATAATGAATCAAATACTTCACTACTAGCAGAAGAAGCTGCTGATCAAAATCTTGCATCTGACCACCATGCCACAGACACCACAAGAGAAGATTCAAATGACAAAAGCAAAGAGGTTGAAGAGGAAACAGTAGAGCAATGTTTTACGACAAGAGAAGACTCGGTTGACAAAAGCAACGAGGTTGAAGAGGAAACAGTAAAGTCATGTTTTACGACAAGAGAAGACTCAGTTGACACAAGCAAAGAGGTTGAAGAGGAAACAGTAGAGCCATGTTTCACGACAAGAGAAGACTCAGTTGACACAAGCAAAGAGGTTGAAGAGGAAACAGTAAAGTCATGTTTTACGACAAGAGAAGACTCGGTTGACAAAAGCAACGCGGTTGAAGAGGAAACAGTGGAGTCATGTTTCACGACAAGAGAAGACTCGGTTGACAAAAGCAAAGAGGTTGAAGAGGAAACAGTAGAGCCATGTCTCATAGAAGAAGCTCTTACAAACCAGAATGACAAAACCTTATCTGATGAACATCCTCTTGAAATGATGGAACAATCAGTTGAAAGTAAGAATTTGGAATCTGAAGATATTGGAACTGATATCAAACTTGCTTCAACTGAGTTAGATTCACCGGCACCAGATGATGATCTTGAACAAATTCAAACGTCACTCGAGGATGAATCTAGCAAGGAACATGTTGGGGCTGATGTTATCGTAACGACGGAACAGACAATGGCTGAAAATAAGAGCGAGGAGGATTAA